The Maridesulfovibrio zosterae DSM 11974 genome contains a region encoding:
- a CDS encoding IS481 family transposase, with amino-acid sequence MSSFNQNIIKHKIGLLNLAEELGNVSRACKLMGFSRDTFYRYQSAKEEGGVEALFDKSRRKPNLKNRVDQAIENAVVVYATDFPAHGQTRASNELRKLGVFVSPSGIRSIWLRHNLHNFKLRLKALEKISAEQGIVLTEAQVQALEKKKDDDLACGEIETAHPGYLGSQDTFYVGTIKGVGRIYQQTFVDTYSKWAAAKLYTTKTPITAADMLNDKVVPFFAEQDMGILRILTDRGTEYCGNLETHDYQLFLGICGIEHTKTKARHPQTNGICERFHKTILDEFYKVTFRRKIYASLDELQADLDIWIDEYNTQRSHQGKMCCGRTPMTTMLDGKGLWNDKVQSLN; translated from the coding sequence GAAGAACTTGGTAACGTTTCCAGAGCCTGCAAGCTGATGGGCTTTTCTCGGGACACTTTTTACCGCTATCAGTCAGCCAAGGAAGAAGGCGGAGTCGAGGCTCTTTTTGATAAGTCTCGTCGTAAACCCAACCTGAAGAATAGGGTAGATCAGGCAATCGAAAACGCAGTTGTGGTTTACGCAACTGACTTTCCTGCTCATGGACAAACAAGAGCCAGTAACGAGCTAAGAAAATTGGGTGTTTTTGTCTCGCCGTCCGGCATTAGATCCATCTGGCTACGGCACAATCTTCATAATTTTAAACTCCGCCTGAAGGCTTTGGAAAAAATCTCAGCCGAACAAGGAATAGTCCTTACTGAAGCGCAGGTTCAGGCCCTTGAGAAGAAAAAAGATGATGATCTGGCCTGCGGTGAAATCGAAACCGCCCATCCTGGCTATCTTGGCAGCCAAGATACTTTCTACGTCGGCACAATTAAAGGCGTTGGGCGTATTTACCAGCAGACTTTCGTGGATACGTATTCCAAGTGGGCTGCTGCAAAGCTCTACACGACCAAAACGCCAATCACAGCTGCCGATATGCTCAACGACAAAGTTGTTCCATTCTTTGCGGAGCAGGATATGGGGATTCTGCGCATTCTCACAGACAGAGGGACAGAATATTGCGGCAACCTTGAAACACACGATTATCAGCTGTTTCTTGGCATTTGTGGCATTGAGCACACAAAGACCAAAGCTCGTCATCCACAAACCAACGGTATTTGCGAACGTTTTCATAAAACGATTCTGGATGAATTTTACAAGGTCACATTTAGGCGTAAGATTTACGCTTCACTGGACGAATTGCAGGCTGATCTTGATATCTGGATTGATGAATACAACACGCAACGTTCTCATCAGGGAAAAATGTGTTGCGGTCGAACACCAATGACAACTATGCTGGATGGAAAAGGACTCTGGAACGACAAGGTCCAAAGTTTAAACTAA
- a CDS encoding esterase-like activity of phytase family protein: MFKKLIATGVVLAMSVGTAAASEFKIQKYEIDTPQKYNVPYSGKFSAEFNDGFPIGIGSGMTYIGKGKDGTLFFYAISDRGPNAGSPKVLVDGKKVSSKVFPAPEYTPSYGALGLKNGEITLRSIIDIRDFKGNKISGRPIPPGTVGSTGEIPLSDSYKVLSYDREGLDTEGIAIDAKDGNLWICDEYGPFIAKMDANTGRLLKKYAPGNGLPTIVGKRQPNRGMEGIAVTPSNTVLGAVQSICDIDGDVSNSKAPFTRLVLLDPETGETKMFAYPVDVESYNKCKDVKIGDLQAVSDTEFLIIEQGKGKDGLRNIVYLIDIEDATDLTGRKTADGKELEAVAGAQELDSLGIKMATKKKIVSLRELGWKPSKAEGLALLPDMQTIAVCSDNDFGFKSVTVDPVKDKNGKVVKKATKYVIDENKLKYSGQEVNTSFKLQKTDEKAGFWLIKLPKKISQY; this comes from the coding sequence ATGTTTAAAAAATTAATAGCGACTGGTGTTGTTTTAGCGATGAGTGTAGGAACTGCAGCTGCGTCTGAATTTAAGATTCAAAAATATGAAATAGATACTCCGCAAAAGTATAATGTTCCATATTCTGGAAAATTCTCTGCCGAATTTAATGACGGTTTTCCAATTGGAATTGGTTCTGGAATGACTTATATCGGTAAAGGAAAGGATGGAACCCTTTTTTTCTACGCTATTAGCGATCGCGGACCCAATGCTGGCAGTCCAAAGGTTCTGGTTGATGGTAAGAAAGTATCATCAAAGGTTTTTCCAGCTCCAGAGTATACTCCTTCATATGGAGCTTTGGGATTGAAAAATGGTGAAATAACTCTCCGCAGCATTATTGATATTAGGGACTTTAAAGGAAATAAGATATCCGGACGTCCTATCCCTCCGGGGACTGTAGGATCAACTGGTGAGATTCCGCTTTCTGATTCCTACAAAGTTTTAAGTTATGATCGCGAGGGGTTGGATACAGAAGGAATTGCCATTGATGCCAAAGATGGTAATCTATGGATTTGTGATGAATATGGACCTTTTATAGCTAAAATGGATGCTAATACAGGGCGTTTACTGAAAAAGTACGCTCCCGGCAACGGGTTGCCTACTATTGTAGGAAAGAGACAGCCGAACAGAGGTATGGAAGGAATAGCTGTAACTCCATCGAATACAGTACTAGGAGCAGTACAGTCCATTTGTGACATTGATGGTGATGTTTCCAATAGTAAAGCTCCGTTTACCCGTTTAGTCCTGCTTGATCCTGAAACAGGAGAAACAAAGATGTTTGCTTATCCTGTGGATGTTGAATCTTATAACAAATGTAAAGATGTTAAAATCGGTGACCTGCAGGCTGTGAGCGATACAGAATTTCTTATCATAGAGCAGGGCAAAGGTAAGGATGGTCTGCGCAATATTGTTTATCTGATTGATATTGAAGATGCTACTGATCTTACTGGTAGGAAAACAGCTGACGGTAAAGAACTTGAAGCAGTTGCAGGAGCACAGGAACTTGATTCACTTGGAATAAAAATGGCCACTAAGAAAAAAATTGTCAGTCTGCGTGAGCTTGGCTGGAAGCCTAGTAAAGCCGAAGGGCTCGCTCTTCTACCGGATATGCAGACAATTGCCGTGTGTTCTGACAATGATTTCGGATTCAAGTCTGTTACTGTTGATCCTGTAAAAGATAAGAATGGTAAAGTTGTAAAGAAAGCCACAAAATACGTTATTGATGAGAATAAACTGAAATACAGTGGGCAGGAAGTTAATACTTCCTTTAAACTACAAAAAACAGATGAAAAGGCCGGATTCTGGCTGATCAAGCTACCTAAGAAGATTAGTCAGTATTAG
- a CDS encoding TIGR01777 family oxidoreductase: MRVVILGGTGFIGRNLSIQLVSKGYQVVSLTRSSRPSKISGVRNVVWDGKSSSGWQEYADGATAIVNLAGEGIASGRWSESKKKSIESSRLLAGQAVCEAIAKADKKPKVLIQGSAIGYYGPRGAEPVDESSDQVPSFLSEVARKWEESTLPVENHAVRRCIIRTAMVLGRGGALSKMVPPFKFGLGSYLGDGHQGVSWIHIDDEVRAIIFLIENHTCKGVFNLSSINPVTSNKFNNTLARVIGKPVRIRVPGFIIKLMLGQMAEEVLLCGQFVLPEKLIAAGFHFNYLDIEDALMSLLN; the protein is encoded by the coding sequence ATGAGAGTAGTTATTCTGGGTGGAACAGGTTTTATAGGCAGAAATTTAAGTATACAATTGGTGTCTAAAGGATATCAGGTTGTGTCACTGACAAGATCAAGCAGGCCTTCTAAAATTTCCGGTGTTCGCAATGTTGTTTGGGATGGCAAAAGCTCTTCGGGATGGCAGGAATATGCTGACGGTGCTACAGCTATAGTGAATCTTGCTGGTGAAGGTATTGCTTCGGGCAGATGGTCTGAGTCTAAAAAGAAATCTATTGAAAGCAGCCGATTACTTGCCGGGCAGGCTGTCTGTGAAGCTATTGCCAAAGCTGATAAAAAACCGAAAGTTTTGATTCAAGGTTCAGCAATTGGCTACTACGGGCCTCGCGGTGCTGAGCCTGTTGATGAAAGTTCAGATCAGGTTCCATCATTTCTTTCAGAGGTGGCTCGTAAGTGGGAGGAATCGACTCTTCCAGTAGAAAATCATGCTGTCCGCAGGTGTATTATTCGAACTGCTATGGTTCTGGGGCGTGGCGGAGCGCTTTCTAAAATGGTTCCACCTTTTAAATTCGGACTTGGCAGCTACCTTGGTGATGGCCATCAGGGAGTTTCATGGATTCATATCGATGATGAAGTCAGAGCAATAATCTTTTTGATTGAGAATCATACATGCAAGGGTGTCTTTAATTTAAGCTCAATAAATCCTGTAACGTCAAACAAGTTTAATAATACTCTTGCCAGAGTTATTGGTAAGCCTGTGCGAATACGTGTTCCTGGATTTATCATTAAGTTGATGCTCGGCCAGATGGCTGAAGAAGTTTTGCTCTGCGGGCAGTTTGTTTTACCGGAAAAGTTAATAGCAGCCGGATTTCATTTTAATTACCTGGATATTGAAGATGCTTTAATGAGTTTGCTGAATTAA
- a CDS encoding transporter substrate-binding domain-containing protein, which translates to MKLELRYMHFGFILSVILLFSLFPAHSFARLIIVEGDYDYPPYEFLDNGIPSGFNIDIIRAVAKAEALDIKINLRNWSNVVSDLKSGKCDVVTGMVKSEERSSFFDFSIPHNILSHSIFVHADSNIKQLEDLVHSEIIVQKSDIMHEYALKNFTQAKIVAVDSQGEAMLLLASREHDAALLGKLQTIFQLKRDGLTNIKSVGSGFGFGEYCFAVRKDDIKLLGQLNEGLNLIKKTGEYDEIYKKWFGIHERRNNFREIIYYVVLVLIPVILFLVGFIIWTWMLRKSVKQKTKELTLELHERNRAEEELKKAQGYLASVIDSMPSVLIGVDNNCNITHWNREAARVYESEHRDVIGFPLDLAVPQLAFEIDLVREALKTGKKQIDSKLRGYGNNRTVYQDMTIYPLVVNNIEGAVIRIDDITERLNFEQMVMQSEKMVSIGGLAAGMAHEINNPLAVIVGHAQNIQRRTSVDLVKNINMAEECGTSIDVIQTYMHERGITRMLNGILESGNRAAKIVMNMLSFSRKSDNVFNRQDIAAVLDRTLELASSDYDLKKEYDFKRIEIIREYEPGIPPVYCEENEIQQVFLNIFRNAAEAMSGKVYSTVGARFILRVRRASQMVRIEIEDNGPGMDEDTQKRIFEPFYTTKDVGKGTGLGLSVSYFIITDHHKGTFEVESMLGHWTRFIIKLPTTFD; encoded by the coding sequence ATGAAGTTAGAATTACGGTATATGCATTTTGGTTTTATTTTATCCGTGATCCTGCTTTTTAGTTTGTTTCCTGCCCATTCTTTTGCCCGCCTGATCATAGTCGAAGGTGATTATGATTATCCTCCGTATGAGTTTTTAGATAATGGAATTCCTTCCGGGTTTAATATCGATATTATCAGGGCTGTAGCCAAAGCTGAAGCTCTCGACATCAAAATAAATTTGCGAAACTGGAGCAATGTTGTCTCCGATTTGAAGAGTGGAAAATGTGATGTGGTTACAGGCATGGTTAAGTCAGAAGAGAGATCTTCTTTTTTTGATTTTTCGATTCCTCATAACATTCTTTCTCATTCAATTTTTGTGCATGCTGATTCAAATATTAAGCAATTAGAAGATTTGGTTCATAGCGAGATCATCGTGCAGAAAAGTGATATAATGCACGAGTATGCGTTAAAAAATTTTACTCAGGCTAAAATAGTAGCAGTAGACTCGCAAGGTGAAGCCATGCTGCTTCTTGCTTCCCGCGAACATGATGCTGCGTTGCTAGGTAAGCTTCAAACTATTTTTCAATTAAAACGTGATGGATTGACAAATATTAAGTCGGTTGGTTCTGGATTTGGGTTTGGGGAGTATTGTTTTGCCGTCAGAAAGGATGATATTAAATTACTTGGTCAATTAAATGAGGGTCTTAATCTCATAAAGAAGACGGGAGAATATGATGAAATTTACAAAAAGTGGTTTGGGATTCATGAGCGCAGGAATAATTTCAGAGAAATAATTTATTATGTTGTACTCGTTCTGATTCCGGTAATTCTCTTTCTGGTTGGGTTTATAATCTGGACATGGATGCTCCGAAAGTCGGTTAAGCAGAAGACAAAAGAGCTCACCTTGGAATTACACGAAAGGAATCGAGCAGAAGAGGAATTGAAAAAGGCTCAAGGATATCTGGCAAGTGTAATTGATTCAATGCCTTCTGTACTAATAGGGGTGGATAATAATTGTAATATAACCCACTGGAACAGGGAAGCTGCACGCGTTTATGAATCAGAGCATAGAGATGTTATAGGGTTTCCGCTTGATTTAGCTGTGCCGCAGCTTGCCTTTGAAATTGATTTGGTTCGGGAGGCTCTCAAGACCGGTAAAAAACAGATCGATTCTAAGCTTCGCGGTTATGGAAATAATCGAACTGTGTATCAGGATATGACAATTTATCCTCTCGTTGTAAATAATATTGAAGGAGCCGTAATTAGGATTGATGATATTACTGAGCGGCTAAATTTTGAACAGATGGTTATGCAAAGTGAAAAAATGGTTTCTATAGGTGGACTTGCAGCAGGCATGGCACATGAGATTAATAACCCTTTGGCTGTTATCGTAGGGCATGCGCAAAATATTCAAAGAAGGACATCCGTTGATCTGGTAAAGAATATAAATATGGCTGAAGAATGTGGCACCTCAATTGACGTAATTCAGACGTATATGCATGAGAGAGGAATTACCAGAATGTTGAACGGGATCCTTGAATCCGGTAACCGTGCTGCTAAAATTGTTATGAATATGCTTAGTTTCAGTCGTAAAAGCGACAACGTTTTTAATAGACAGGATATCGCTGCTGTCCTTGACCGTACACTTGAACTGGCATCCAGCGATTATGACTTGAAAAAAGAGTATGATTTTAAAAGGATTGAAATAATAAGGGAATATGAACCAGGTATTCCTCCTGTTTACTGTGAAGAAAATGAGATTCAGCAGGTTTTTTTGAATATTTTTAGAAATGCCGCTGAAGCAATGAGCGGGAAAGTATATAGCACTGTAGGAGCTCGTTTTATTTTGAGGGTAAGACGTGCTAGTCAGATGGTTCGCATAGAAATTGAAGACAATGGTCCAGGTATGGACGAAGATACTCAGAAAAGAATTTTTGAACCGTTTTATACTACGAAAGATGTAGGGAAAGGAACGGGGCTTGGACTTTCAGTTTCATATTTTATTATTACAGATCACCATAAAGGAACATTTGAGGTTGAATCAATGCTTGGCCATTGGACACGTTTTATAATTAAGCTTCCGACTACTTTTGATTGA
- a CDS encoding TetR/AcrR family transcriptional regulator: MTKKDTVLKSAKELFGELGYSGTTFKKIADRAGVAVGLLSHHYGNKEKLFRAAGFDVAERLSLALQDEIVQAENGYDAVVRFARRYLEFSIDPNEDFLVLIRCSPFSDLKTGADRDAMVHKFAQIPVLLENCVARGVRDGSIPSVPVPETSSVVLCNLVGAVRTKLLTPYSPPKLYEEALNFIMRALK, from the coding sequence ATGACCAAAAAGGATACTGTTTTAAAATCTGCTAAGGAATTGTTTGGAGAATTAGGCTACAGCGGAACAACTTTTAAGAAAATTGCAGATCGTGCTGGCGTTGCTGTAGGGTTGCTTTCTCATCATTACGGAAATAAGGAAAAGCTTTTTCGCGCAGCTGGTTTTGATGTAGCGGAAAGGTTGAGTCTGGCATTGCAGGATGAGATTGTGCAGGCTGAGAATGGTTATGATGCTGTAGTTAGATTTGCCCGTCGTTATCTTGAGTTCTCTATCGATCCAAACGAAGACTTTCTGGTGTTGATCAGGTGTTCACCATTTAGTGATTTAAAGACAGGTGCAGACCGAGATGCTATGGTCCATAAGTTTGCCCAGATTCCTGTATTGTTGGAAAATTGTGTGGCACGTGGTGTTCGCGATGGCTCAATACCGAGTGTTCCTGTGCCTGAAACTTCTTCTGTCGTTCTTTGTAATCTTGTTGGAGCAGTCAGAACTAAACTGTTGACTCCTTATAGTCCTCCAAAACTTTATGAAGAAGCTCTGAATTTTATTATGAGGGCTCTCAAATAG
- a CDS encoding universal stress protein, which produces MIFTKILIPVDDSRHSENAISYGSELAEISGAKVIIIHCHRPVPTGLGDPNFQKAIDHETRESYAILEKHTAVLKAKNIEFDEKIIGGSIAKSIKTVAETEGCDLIVMGSKGKSDLEGLVVGSVTHKVLHIAPCPVLVIK; this is translated from the coding sequence ATGATCTTCACAAAAATATTGATCCCTGTTGACGACTCAAGACACTCTGAAAATGCAATTAGTTACGGTTCTGAGCTGGCAGAAATTTCAGGAGCTAAAGTAATCATTATTCATTGTCATCGTCCTGTCCCCACAGGATTGGGAGACCCCAATTTTCAAAAAGCTATAGACCATGAAACTCGCGAATCATATGCGATCCTTGAAAAGCATACAGCTGTATTAAAAGCTAAAAATATAGAATTTGATGAAAAGATTATTGGTGGATCAATAGCAAAATCAATTAAAACAGTAGCCGAAACAGAAGGATGTGATCTCATAGTAATGGGGTCAAAAGGCAAATCAGATCTTGAAGGACTGGTTGTAGGCAGCGTCACACACAAAGTTCTGCATATTGCCCCCTGCCCGGTCCTTGTAATTAAATAA
- a CDS encoding exopolyphosphatase encodes MRLLTRSDFDGLACAVLLTDVGIMDNWMFVHPKDVQDGRYPGDPNDIVANVPYIEGCGYWFDHHSSEEERLGIDFNFKGMSKSAKSAARVIWEYFGGNSHFGDKFDEMLHYVDKVDSGDLTAEEIENPKGWVLLGFIMDPRTGLGRYRHFNVSNYQLMENLIEYCRNMEIQEILTLPDVKERVELYFARDKQFREMLKERVELFGNVAILDLREQEEIYPGNRFTLYSMYPKCNISIQIIWGKMKQNTVFSVGHSIINRTSNIDVGSVMLKFGGGGHKQVGTCQVPHDEVDAVLGQMVASFMEN; translated from the coding sequence ATGAGGCTTTTGACTCGATCTGACTTTGACGGCTTAGCCTGTGCTGTTTTGCTTACAGACGTAGGGATCATGGATAACTGGATGTTCGTACATCCCAAAGATGTTCAAGACGGAAGGTATCCAGGTGACCCCAATGACATCGTTGCCAACGTCCCTTACATTGAAGGTTGTGGATACTGGTTTGACCACCACTCAAGTGAAGAGGAACGGTTGGGAATAGATTTTAATTTTAAAGGAATGTCTAAAAGTGCTAAAAGTGCTGCCAGAGTTATTTGGGAATATTTCGGCGGTAACAGTCATTTCGGTGATAAATTTGATGAGATGCTGCACTATGTAGATAAAGTCGATAGCGGAGATTTGACGGCAGAAGAGATTGAAAACCCTAAAGGATGGGTACTGCTAGGCTTCATAATGGACCCCCGCACAGGACTTGGACGGTACAGACATTTCAATGTAAGCAATTACCAACTCATGGAAAACCTTATTGAATACTGCAGAAATATGGAAATCCAAGAGATTCTGACCCTTCCAGATGTAAAGGAACGTGTTGAGCTATACTTTGCACGTGATAAACAGTTTCGGGAAATGCTTAAAGAGCGAGTTGAATTATTCGGAAATGTCGCAATACTGGACCTTAGGGAACAGGAAGAAATTTACCCCGGAAACCGTTTCACCCTCTACTCAATGTACCCGAAATGTAATATCAGCATTCAGATCATATGGGGTAAAATGAAACAAAACACTGTTTTCTCAGTAGGACACAGTATCATTAACCGCACAAGTAATATTGATGTTGGAAGCGTTATGCTTAAATTCGGAGGAGGCGGACATAAACAGGTCGGAACCTGCCAAGTTCCCCACGACGAAGTAGATGCAGTACTGGGACAAATGGTTGCATCATTTATGGAAAACTAA
- a CDS encoding M20/M25/M40 family metallo-hydrolase yields MINKDRILSLFFELVKIDSPSLKEKGMADCLYEMMKDRGYEVNRDNAGDNCGGNTGNVFVRIPATGSGDPIAFSAHMDCVQPCLGVEPVIDGDVVRSAGDTVLGSDDKAGIAVMIEAITHIEEESILHPDIYLMFSICEESGMYGAKYMDSSLLPAKNVLVLDSGGHVGSLVVEAPAKARIEMTFTGKSAHAGIVPEDGISAIQIAAEAVSNMSLLRIDKNTTANLGHIEGGTVTNIVADRTVLTAEARSTLDESLSTQLQHMERCCSDAVQKVGGEYEFKYDISYPALHVAADSPLLCKVEECCKKIGLESSRVATGGGSDGNVLYGKGYSVLTLGIGMSKVHTIDEFIKIKSLTDCTRLVAETMKS; encoded by the coding sequence ATGATTAATAAAGATAGAATTTTGAGTCTTTTTTTTGAGTTGGTGAAGATCGATAGCCCCTCTTTAAAAGAGAAAGGGATGGCAGATTGTTTATATGAAATGATGAAAGATAGAGGGTATGAAGTTAATAGAGACAATGCAGGGGATAATTGCGGAGGTAATACTGGAAATGTTTTTGTGCGTATTCCAGCAACAGGAAGTGGTGATCCAATAGCTTTTTCTGCTCATATGGATTGCGTGCAGCCATGTTTAGGTGTTGAGCCTGTGATTGATGGTGATGTTGTGCGCAGTGCAGGTGATACTGTTCTAGGCAGCGATGATAAAGCCGGAATTGCAGTCATGATCGAAGCCATAACACATATTGAAGAAGAGTCTATTTTACATCCTGATATATATTTAATGTTTTCTATTTGTGAAGAGTCCGGTATGTATGGCGCAAAATATATGGATTCGAGCCTGCTTCCTGCTAAAAATGTTTTGGTTCTTGATTCTGGAGGACATGTCGGCAGTTTAGTTGTTGAAGCCCCTGCAAAAGCACGTATTGAGATGACGTTTACTGGTAAGTCAGCCCATGCCGGAATAGTACCTGAAGATGGAATAAGTGCTATCCAGATTGCAGCGGAGGCTGTTTCCAATATGAGTCTGCTGCGAATAGACAAGAATACAACCGCCAACTTAGGACATATCGAGGGTGGAACAGTAACAAATATTGTTGCAGACAGAACTGTGCTTACGGCAGAAGCGCGCTCGACACTAGATGAGTCTTTGTCTACACAACTTCAGCACATGGAAAGGTGTTGTTCTGATGCTGTTCAAAAGGTTGGTGGTGAATATGAATTTAAATATGATATTTCTTATCCTGCACTTCATGTTGCTGCTGATAGTCCTTTGCTTTGTAAGGTCGAAGAATGCTGCAAAAAAATAGGTCTTGAATCCAGCAGGGTGGCTACCGGAGGAGGAAGTGACGGGAATGTCCTTTATGGTAAAGGATATAGCGTGTTGACTTTGGGCATAGGGATGTCAAAAGTCCATACTATTGATGAGTTTATTAAAATTAAATCTTTAACAGATTGCACCCGTCTTGTTGCTGAGACGATGAAAAGTTAA
- a CDS encoding lectin-like protein: protein MKKTLVVVTSAILVIILTIPAVASNFVLGNSQYTLVKSSGISWDDAKNEAAARGGHLVTITSPTENDYIKNTVLNGQEKAYWLGGVQSGDQNKKTPLSNWSWITGEDFTFTDWYPSEPNNAGNKNEIHMSADSRYGFQWNDEGAAVKQQIRGYIIETPTAPTPIPGAVWILGTSLAALFGFKRKFKK, encoded by the coding sequence ATGAAAAAAACATTAGTAGTAGTCACATCGGCAATACTTGTAATTATACTTACAATTCCGGCTGTTGCATCAAATTTTGTTTTAGGGAATTCACAATACACATTGGTAAAATCCAGCGGAATAAGCTGGGACGATGCAAAAAATGAAGCAGCAGCCAGAGGAGGTCATCTGGTGACCATAACCTCTCCAACTGAGAATGACTACATTAAGAACACAGTACTTAACGGTCAGGAAAAGGCTTATTGGCTGGGAGGAGTTCAATCTGGCGATCAAAATAAGAAAACTCCTTTAAGTAACTGGAGCTGGATCACCGGTGAGGATTTTACTTTCACCGACTGGTATCCGAGTGAACCGAATAATGCCGGTAATAAAAATGAAATCCACATGAGCGCCGATTCAAGATACGGTTTTCAGTGGAATGATGAAGGTGCAGCTGTTAAACAACAAATACGTGGATATATTATAGAAACACCAACAGCTCCAACACCTATCCCAGGCGCTGTCTGGATTCTCGGAACCAGCCTTGCTGCTCTTTTCGGATTTAAGCGTAAGTTCAAGAAGTAA
- a CDS encoding HypC/HybG/HupF family hydrogenase formation chaperone, with protein MCLAIPVEIESIDNQIARCRVGEGETFLDASLMLMADEVEVGDFLIVHAGFALRKLDPKEAEETLKILRDMVKLADGTEPEACNF; from the coding sequence ATGTGTTTAGCTATTCCTGTTGAAATCGAATCCATTGACAATCAAATAGCCCGTTGCCGGGTGGGAGAAGGTGAAACTTTTCTCGATGCTTCATTGATGCTTATGGCTGATGAAGTCGAGGTCGGTGATTTTTTGATAGTTCATGCCGGATTCGCATTACGCAAACTTGATCCCAAAGAAGCTGAAGAAACACTTAAAATATTAAGAGATATGGTCAAATTGGCCGATGGGACTGAACCTGAAGCGTGTAATTTTTAA
- a CDS encoding HyaD/HybD family hydrogenase maturation endopeptidase, whose amino-acid sequence MTDEKKILVLGVGNILFTDEGIGVKVVMELEKEYSFSSNVELMDGGTLGTKLMGPMMECDILIVVDAVLGNDEPGSVYRLTGEDLRRSLAFKDSMHQTDLLDTMVLCELCDRRPECVVIGVEPKDYQTMHDDVSDVTMARLPFMMEKVLEEVTAAGGSFEKRA is encoded by the coding sequence ATGACGGATGAGAAGAAGATTTTGGTACTTGGTGTAGGAAACATCCTTTTTACGGATGAAGGCATCGGTGTTAAGGTCGTTATGGAGCTTGAAAAGGAATATTCTTTTTCTTCAAATGTTGAGCTGATGGACGGTGGGACGTTGGGGACCAAGTTGATGGGACCCATGATGGAATGTGATATTTTGATCGTTGTTGATGCTGTGCTTGGCAATGATGAACCCGGCTCGGTTTATCGCTTGACAGGAGAGGATTTGCGTAGGAGTCTTGCTTTTAAAGATTCAATGCATCAGACTGATCTTCTTGATACAATGGTTTTGTGTGAACTGTGTGATCGACGTCCTGAATGTGTGGTTATAGGTGTTGAACCTAAGGATTACCAGACCATGCATGATGATGTTTCTGATGTTACTATGGCACGTCTTCCATTTATGATGGAAAAAGTGCTTGAAGAAGTTACAGCTGCCGGTGGCAGTTTTGAAAAGCGGGCTTAA